TCCTCGTCGTATTTGTTCTCGACGTCAAGATCTGTCACGGAGGTGCCATAACCGGAGCCTGCTTCGTTGGCGACGTCTATCACCAACCAGTACTTCGTGCTGGCGTCCAGCGCTATGCCGCCGCTTGGCGCCGAGAACCGGGCGAGCCCGGGTGAACCCGGCCAGGACGGGTTTGTCAACGTGCCCTGGCTGGTGCCTGGACAACTGGTCAGACTGGTTGGGTCGCAGGTGGACGAGTCCGAGTGGATCTGCACAGTGTAGCTCGGCGACGGCCCGGTCCCACCCGTCAGTCGAATGTCCACGCCGGTCAACCTGTAGCCGTCGCTGCCGGTAGTGAAGGCCTGTGCCCGGTCGTGACGAAACCCAACCCCTTCTGGCGTGACACTGGTGTTGCCCACGAGCTTGACCTCGGTCTGCGCCGACGCCGACGCCGCCAGAGCGAGCGCGCCCAAGCAGAAGGACGCCGCGAACGCCCGCCGGCGCATCACAGCCGCCGCCCGAAGCGAGCGGCTGCCGAAGCGGGTGGCTCTACCCCCCCCCCCCCCCCGCCAAAATGACGTGGTTGTGACGAGCGCCACGGCGAAGAACCGCGCGGGCGCGACCCGCGCTGAAGTGTGCGCCCAACAGAGGCATCAGTCATGTCCTTGGCTCTCCCGAAACTGCGTAGACCGAACTCGTCGCCGGGGGTCTTCTACAACAGGCGAAAGGCCTCTTGCATCTCCCGTGTGGGAGACAGATCAGCGCCCTTCTCACCGCCGTCGGAGGTCAGAAAGTCCTTTCCACTGGTGGCTTTCGCCACCTCTCGTCCTGGAGGTCTCCAGCGCCAGGAGAGGAGGAAAGAAAACCCGGCCGGAGAGCGCGACCCCTTTACCTCTTCCTCTCCAGGAGTTGACGTAATGACAACACGAGTACATACTGGTGCTGTCGTGCCTTCAACTCAACTGACCATACGAAACGTAGACGCTGATCTGGCTTCCCGGCTACGCGCCATCAGCGCGGAGCGAGGCGAGAGCCTCAACACCACGGTGCTGCAGGTCCTGCGTGAGGCAGTCGGCCCGGACGCCCGGCGAGAACGCCTGCTCCGCTACGCCACCTGGACCGATGAAGACGCCCGCGAGTTCGACGCGGCACTGGCGGAACAGCGCGTGATCGACCGGCAGTACTGGGAATGAAGACGATCGATCGACTCGTCCTCGACACCAGCGCCTACTCGCACCTCCGCAAGGGACACCCCCAAGTACTCGCACGACTCACGGACGCCGTGCGGGTGTCAGTGCCTGTCGTCGTCCTCGGAGAACTGGAAGCAGCCTTCGAACGAGGAAGTCGAGCCGCCGAGAACAGACGGGTGCTCGCGGAGCTCCTGGCCGAACCGTTCGTCAACGTGTTGAACGTGACGCCCGCGACTGTTCGCCACTACGCCCGTGTCTTCGTGTCGCTCCGAACCGCCGGTACGCCCATCCCATTGAATGACGTCTGGATCGCTGCTTGCACGCTCGAGTGTCACGGCCACCTCCTGACCTTCGACCAGGACTATCTGCGCGTACCCGCGCTCGAGTGCACGGTGCTTGAAACGCCCTGAAGACACTCCCGCGCCGAAGAATCCTGTGTGCCCCGTATGGTCAGTCAGCGCGGACAGGATGCGCGCGTCATTTGAACCCTAGGGCCGGCAGCCCTCCGGAAACGCCGTGACGTCGGTGATCGCGGGAGCCGGCATGCCCGGCTCGTTGCCGTACTCCTTCGACGTTCCGGTCACCGTGTCCACCACCCGGATCACGTAGCCCAGGTCCGTCGTCGAAGCCCCGAACACCCACACGTGGCCGTTCGCCGAACAGCCGTCCAGCAGCTTGATCAGCACCTCCCAGTTGTCCGCGTCGAAGAACCGGAACAGCCCCGACTCGTTCGTGCCGGCGTGGACCACCGAGGCGGCGCCGCCGTCGCCGTTCGCGTTGCGCCACTCCGCGGTGACCGCGTAGCGCGAGTCCAGCAGGCAGCGCATCCCGGCGTCGGCGACGCAGGTCCCGGCAGGCTCGGCCGCCTCGACCAGGAACGTCAGCGAGGCGGTCGACTCGACCGTGCCGTCCGACACCGTCAGTGTGACCTCGTAGAAGCCCGGCGAGGCCCAGGCATGCCGGGGCGCCGGGGACCGGGACGTCGTTCCGTCGCCGAAGTCCCAGCGCCGTGAGGTCACCGTGCCGGCGCTTTCGTCGTCGAAGAACACCGGAGCGCCGGTGCGGGCGCGGCAGAGATCGCCGGCGCAACCGGCGTCCGCCGTGATCGCGGCGCGCGGCGGCGACGGGGGCGGAGGAGGAGGCTCCGGTTCCGGCTCGGGCTCGGGTTCCGGCTCGGGCTCGGGTTCCGGCTCGGGCTCGGGTTCCGGTTGAGGCGCCGAAGGACCTGACGGCCCCGATGGACCCGAAGGTCCGGACGGACCCGACGGTCCGGACGGACCCGACGGTCCCGGCTGCGCCGGGTCGCTCGCCGCCACGTCGGCGGAGCTGGTCGTGCCCACGGTGTAGCCGGTGCCCGACACCACCGTGACCGTCACCACGCTGTTCGCACTGTCTAAGCCGCTAAATGTGGGCACCAGGTAGGTGGCCGTCGTGTCGCCGGAGGCGATCGTCACTGTCGGGCTTTTTCGGTCGTCTTCCGCCACATGTACCCCGTTAACCTGCAGGTTGACCGTGAGGTTCGCGCTCGGCGCCGGGTCCGCCGTCACCGTGAAGCTCGCCGGGACGAAACCCGCCGTAATCGCCGAACCGCCGGAGATCGTGATCGTCGGACCGGAGGAGTCCGTGCCAACGTACATCCAACTGCTCGACGCGGAGTCGCCGGTTCGATAGAGGATCCAGTAGTCGGTCGCCTCCGACAGGGTTCTTCCCGTGGAGCTGTTCTCGGCGCGCTCCACCGTCTTCATGCCCGTTGCCGTCGCGAGGAAGGTCCCCGCCGTGACGCCGCTGTCGTCCGTCGTGTACGCCCTGTGGTGCGAACCGTCCGCATGGCAGAGCCAGAGAGAGCCCTGTGTCGTGGCGGACGTCGGAAGCGGATTGGCGAACGTGACCATGATGGACGAGGTGGCCGAAGTGACGCTCTGGAACCACGCGCCGCCGGCGCCGGTCCCGCAGCCCGACGGCAATGCCGGATTGTCGTCGTCGTTCACCGTCACGTTGGCGGAGCTGGTCGAGCCCACGTCGTAGCCGCTGCCCGAGGCCACCCTCACCGTCACCGAGCCGTTCGGCTCATCCGTCGTGTCGCCCTGCGTGGTCACCGAGTACGTGGCCGTCTTGCTGCCGGCGGTGATCGTCACCGTCTTCGAGCCCTCGTCCGCGGCAGCCACGTGGTCGCTGCCCGCCGACTCCGACACCGCCAGGTTGACCGTCAGGTTCGCGCCCGGCGCCGGGTCCGCCGTCACCGTGAACTCCGCAGCCGTGCCCTCCGTCACCGCCGAACCGCCGGAGATCGTGACCGACGGATTGGAGGCCGTGCGGATGTACATCCAACTGCTCGACGCGCTGGAGCCCAACGCGTTGAACGCGATCCAGTAGTCGGTCGCCGGCTCCAGCAAGTCACCCGTGGAGCTGTTCTCACCGCGCTGCACCGTCTTGGTGCCGTCGGCCATCGGAGTGAAGTTCCCCGCGGTGGCGCCGCTGTCGTCGGTCGTGTACGCGTCGTTGAACGAGCCGTCCGAGTGGCAGAGTGTGAGTACGCCGGAACCCGTATCCGGAAGCGTGTCGGCGAACGTGACCGTGATCGACGACGTGTCCGACGCGACGCCCTTGAACCAGGCGGCGTCGCCGCCGCTGCCGCAGCCCGACGGCAGGGACGGCTGACCGTAGATCGCGAGAACAAGAGACTCGGAGTCGCTCCAGCCCCAGCCGGAAGCAGTACCACGGGATCGGCCCAGGAAGGAGTCCGAGATGCTCCAACCCGGCGACTTTCCGCTGTCTTCGGCGTCGGACTCTGTTTCCAAGACATTGTAGAGAGCGCCTGGGGAGGCGGCGACGTCCTTCAGCAACCAGTACTTCGTGCTGGCGTTCAGCGCTACGCCGCCGGTTGGCGCCGAGAACCGGATGAGCGCGGTTCCAGCCGGCCAGGAGGACGGGTTTGTCAACGTGCCCAGGCTGGCGCCTGGACAACTGGTCAGACTGGTTGGGTCGCAAGTGGACGAGTCCGAGTGGATCTGCACTGTGTAGCTCGGCAGCTGGCCGATCCCACGCTCCACTCGAAGGTCCACGCCGGTCAACCTGTAGCCAGCGGTGTGGCTGCCGGTGGTGAAGGCCTGGGCGTGGTCGATGCTAAACGCGAGTGACCCGGACTCGGGCGTGGCGCTGGTGTTGCCCACGAACTTGACCTCGGTGGTCTGCGCCGCCGCCGACGCCGCCAGCGCGAACGCGCCCAACGCGAAGGCCGCCGCGAACGCCCGCCGGCGCATCAGCGCCGTAGCCCGGGGCAAGAGGTTCCCGGGCCGACGCTGGGTGCCTCTTCTACCCCCCCCCCCCCCGTCAAAATGACGCGGTGAGGGGCGCGCGGTACGACCGCGAAACGCCGAGCATCGAGCGAGCACCCCATCCCGCAGCACCTATAGCAACAAAGGAAAGCCCGCGCATATCCCGTTCGGTAGATGCGCTTCCTCCTCTGACCCGATCAGTCGAGGGCATCAACCGTTGTCAAGGAATCACGCCGCCTATCTCCCGTTTTGCAGGTCTCCGCGGAGATTTCCAGGGTCGGCCACGAGCCGCTCTGGTCCTGGTTGCGAACGTGCGACTGGGCCGCGATGCCCCAGTCGAACGCCCAGGCGGGGTCTTCCGCTCAGGAAGCGGCGGAGGCCATCGCGTAGCCCAGGAAGCCGAGAAGAAGCGTGATCAAGGCCATGAAGCTGCCGAAGGTCCACTTCAGCATGGCCACCTGACCGGCCAGTCCCGCGATCTGTCCCTCGACCGAGCCGAACCGGGCCTCAATCGAGCCGAACCGACCCTCGACCGAGCCGAACCGGGCGTCCATGTGGCCCTTGAGCTCGGCGAAGCGGGTGTCCATTTCGCCCTTGAACTCGGCGAAGCAGGCGTTGATCTCCGCCCGGTGCTGCGCGTGCTTCGCATCGTCACGCTCCAGCATCGCCGCGAACCGGGCGTCCGCCTCGGCTTTCGCCATGTCCTGACGCTCCAGAATCGCCGCAAACCGGGCATCCGCTTCCGCTCTCGTCATCATCGGCGCCGCCTGTTCATCCAGCAGGTCGACAAGCGTCTCCGCGACCGGGCGCTCCATCCCCGCGTCGGTCAACGCCTTGCGCCGGGCAGCCGCCCGTCCTCTGGTCCACGCTGGTTCCGCTCCCGTACTCTCCGAACTCGTCATCGTCGGCCCCATCCCTTTCGCTCTTCCGCGTCGGGCAGCCGCGACGTCGAGACGATCGTATTACAGGCCCCGGCGCCCGGCCCGCGGCGGGCGCGGCCAGTCGGCGCCCCTCATGGACATGGACGGATTCGGGCTCGGGCTAGCGGGCGCGCCGCGAGTCCGGGCGGGTCTAGTGGAGACTCCAGCCCGCCGCCTGCGCGGCAAGGACAATCCGAGCGCAAGCCAGAGCGTCCGAGCCGGCGTCGTGGTGGTGCAGAGGGATGTCCAGCCGACGACAGACATCGGGCAGCCTGGCCGAAGAGACACCCCACTGAGCCCCGGCCAGTTCCACCGTGCAGACGAAGCGCTTGCGCGGGGCGCGCAGGCGATTTCGAGCGCAGCAGGCGTTCAGCACCCGCCGATCGAACTTCGCGTTGTGAGCGGCAACGAACCTCGCCCGAGCGAGCCATCCTCGCAATGTCGGCCAGAGATCGCGGAACGTCGGCGCTTCGCGCACATCGTCCCAGCCCAAGCCGTGGAGCTCGGTGAAAGTGAACCGCCTGCCCGGAGGGCGGATCAAGTAGCTGCGCGACTGCACCACCTGGCCGCCGCTGCACGCCGCCAGGCCGACCGCGCACGCGCTGTCGTGACGGGAGTTCGCGATCTCGAAATCGATCGCCACGAAGGAGTCCGTCGGCTCGCGTACCATGCGGCGTCGGATGCTAGCGGCGAAACCAACTGGCCGAGCCGGACGAGTGCGACTCGTAGCGGACTCGCGAAGTGAGGCAAGTTGCTGACCGCTGACGAGATCGGTGCCTGGCCCGGGAAGACGATCGACGACGCCCTGCACCCCGCGTTGTGGCACATGCTGGACGTCGGAGCGGTCGCCAAGTGTCTGACGTCCGGAACGCCGTTGACGAACGACCCCGCGCTCGATGACGCACTCGTCCTTCTTGTAGCCCTTCATGATCTTGGCAAGTTCAGCACGAACTTCCGCGAGATGCTCCGAGGGAGCCTGCCCTCGGGTTTCAGGCACTGGCAGCACAGTTACCGGCTTCTCGGCAACCACGATGAGACTGTGGCCGGCTTTGTTGGAGGAACACGAGGCGCCCGGAAGATCCTCTACGCTGCCGTAGCCGGCCACCACGGAGGCCCGCCTGAACGTCTGGACGCGCAGAAAGCCAGGGATCAGGCCAGGCAGATCGGTGTTGAGGCCAACGACGTGGCGCCGAGAGTGATCCGAACTGTCGGTGAGCTCCTGCCGAACGCGTCCCTAAACGCGTTGAACGAGTCCGAGGCTCGCCGTCTGTCGTGGTTGCTCTCCGGACTAACGGTCCAGGCCGACTGGATCGGGTCAAACACCGATTGGTTTGGAGCCCGTAGCGCCGCAA
Above is a window of Acidobacteriota bacterium DNA encoding:
- a CDS encoding PKD domain-containing protein, coding for MPRATALMRRRAFAAAFALGAFALAASAAAQTTEVKFVGNTSATPESGSLAFSIDHAQAFTTGSHTAGYRLTGVDLRVERGIGQLPSYTVQIHSDSSTCDPTSLTSCPGASLGTLTNPSSWPAGTALIRFSAPTGGVALNASTKYWLLKDVAASPGALYNVLETESDAEDSGKSPGWSISDSFLGRSRGTASGWGWSDSESLVLAIYGQPSLPSGCGSGGDAAWFKGVASDTSSITVTFADTLPDTGSGVLTLCHSDGSFNDAYTTDDSGATAGNFTPMADGTKTVQRGENSSTGDLLEPATDYWIAFNALGSSASSSWMYIRTASNPSVTISGGSAVTEGTAAEFTVTADPAPGANLTVNLAVSESAGSDHVAAADEGSKTVTITAGSKTATYSVTTQGDTTDEPNGSVTVRVASGSGYDVGSTSSANVTVNDDDNPALPSGCGTGAGGAWFQSVTSATSSIMVTFANPLPTSATTQGSLWLCHADGSHHRAYTTDDSGVTAGTFLATATGMKTVERAENSSTGRTLSEATDYWILYRTGDSASSSWMYVGTDSSGPTITISGGSAITAGFVPASFTVTADPAPSANLTVNLQVNGVHVAEDDRKSPTVTIASGDTTATYLVPTFSGLDSANSVVTVTVVSGTGYTVGTTSSADVAASDPAQPGPSGPSGPSGPSGPSGPSGPSGPSAPQPEPEPEPEPEPEPEPEPEPEPEPPPPPPSPPRAAITADAGCAGDLCRARTGAPVFFDDESAGTVTSRRWDFGDGTTSRSPAPRHAWASPGFYEVTLTVSDGTVESTASLTFLVEAAEPAGTCVADAGMRCLLDSRYAVTAEWRNANGDGGAASVVHAGTNESGLFRFFDADNWEVLIKLLDGCSANGHVWVFGASTTDLGYVIRVVDTVTGTSKEYGNEPGMPAPAITDVTAFPEGCRP
- a CDS encoding PIN domain-containing protein, whose product is MKTIDRLVLDTSAYSHLRKGHPQVLARLTDAVRVSVPVVVLGELEAAFERGSRAAENRRVLAELLAEPFVNVLNVTPATVRHYARVFVSLRTAGTPIPLNDVWIAACTLECHGHLLTFDQDYLRVPALECTVLETP
- a CDS encoding 3'-5' exonuclease, producing MVREPTDSFVAIDFEIANSRHDSACAVGLAACSGGQVVQSRSYLIRPPGRRFTFTELHGLGWDDVREAPTFRDLWPTLRGWLARARFVAAHNAKFDRRVLNACCARNRLRAPRKRFVCTVELAGAQWGVSSARLPDVCRRLDIPLHHHDAGSDALACARIVLAAQAAGWSLH